A stretch of the Bdellovibrio sp. 22V genome encodes the following:
- the neuC gene encoding UDP-N-acetylglucosamine 2-epimerase: MNKVCVFTSTRADFGILTPLLKRLLSEPVFELRLFVTGTHLSKGHGLTVDEIKAQQIPIFYQVPVIMEDSVDIFHLGIMAEALSSFAKVLAADKPDFAILLGDRFEALAFAVACNGLGIPIVHLHGGEVTEGALDEAYRHCISKLSYIHFVATERYRERVISLGEAPDRVFNVGALGVDNIKNVQLLSKKEMEAILGIDLRSEVIAITYHPETLNPEKDHAQVKALLTALESRIEAGITSVVFTRANADHGNEAIHKEIEEFVKVHSRTTAYVYSLGMKRYLSLLKIASVVAGNSSSGIIEAPAIGTPTVNIGDRQKGREMAKSIFNVAGTVDEISDAINAAVRFKETHGACSFSLYGIGNAAEQMVEILKSTKFTIFPKKMFYDRK, from the coding sequence ATGAATAAGGTTTGTGTTTTTACGAGCACTCGAGCTGATTTTGGTATATTAACACCCCTGTTAAAACGTCTTCTATCTGAACCTGTATTTGAATTAAGGCTTTTTGTTACCGGTACGCATTTGTCAAAAGGGCATGGCCTAACAGTAGACGAAATAAAAGCTCAACAAATACCTATTTTCTATCAAGTTCCTGTGATTATGGAGGACTCTGTCGATATATTTCATCTAGGGATTATGGCTGAGGCTTTAAGTAGTTTTGCGAAAGTTTTGGCTGCAGATAAACCCGATTTTGCAATTCTTCTAGGTGATAGGTTCGAAGCCCTTGCATTTGCAGTTGCATGCAATGGCTTGGGAATTCCGATAGTTCATCTACATGGAGGAGAGGTGACGGAAGGCGCTTTGGATGAAGCTTATCGCCATTGTATTTCTAAACTTTCATACATTCACTTTGTAGCGACGGAACGATATCGTGAACGTGTCATTTCGTTAGGTGAAGCCCCGGATCGTGTGTTTAATGTAGGCGCACTTGGCGTCGATAACATTAAAAATGTTCAGCTACTTTCAAAGAAGGAAATGGAAGCTATCCTCGGGATAGACTTGCGCTCCGAGGTCATTGCGATCACATATCATCCCGAAACATTAAATCCTGAAAAAGATCATGCTCAAGTTAAAGCTCTATTGACGGCCTTAGAGAGTAGAATTGAAGCTGGAATTACAAGTGTTGTATTCACAAGGGCTAATGCAGATCATGGGAATGAAGCGATTCACAAAGAGATTGAAGAGTTCGTTAAAGTTCACTCAAGAACGACGGCTTACGTTTACTCACTCGGAATGAAACGCTATTTGTCTCTCTTAAAGATTGCAAGTGTTGTTGCCGGTAATTCTTCAAGCGGAATTATTGAGGCTCCTGCGATTGGAACTCCAACTGTAAATATAGGAGATCGTCAAAAAGGACGTGAAATGGCCAAATCTATATTTAACGTCGCTGGTACCGTTGATGAAATCTCTGATGCGATAAATGCGGCCGTGCGTTTTAAAGAGACTCACGGTGCATGTTCTTTCTCCTTGTATGGAATTGGAAATGCTGCGGAACAGATGGTTGAAATTCTGAAGTCAACGAAGTTTACCATCTTTCCTAAAAAAATGTTTTATGATCGAAAATAA
- a CDS encoding oligosaccharide flippase family protein — translation MKVSIIKGLGFNSLIYLISGIISAVIPFLAMPLFTKHLSTEEYGMVGLFQGIYTIFLAVVGFGASGSVSKKKVEFSDSEFGVYNYNIILLWLLSGIVISIVLATLINPTKNLFDISPFIVWAGFGYAFFSFGLNFLLAILQSEGETVLYSIFQILSILLNVVLGLIAVVHFSGGGRERIYSILLASAVMGIVSILGIVKKRRVVASYDARHIRNALKFGVPLIPHGLTIFLSNWASLFFLKKLVDASSVGIYLFAFQLSMILGVACDAFNRAFVPWLFEHLKEGLEQTRILVVKITYAHFVVMLGIAALAFLVGPLFISLVFNEEYQEAKSLIGVLVLGQAFGGMYLMVTNYLFYTEKTAILSVVTIGSNLLGLGLSYFLIKENQVMGAAYAFLITRVIAFFLVWWISNLNYSMPWRLR, via the coding sequence ATGAAAGTCTCGATCATTAAGGGATTAGGTTTCAACTCCTTAATTTATCTTATTTCAGGAATAATCAGCGCGGTGATTCCATTTCTCGCAATGCCTCTCTTTACTAAACACTTAAGCACTGAAGAGTATGGGATGGTGGGACTTTTTCAAGGTATTTACACAATTTTCCTTGCTGTGGTGGGGTTTGGAGCTTCGGGTTCAGTAAGTAAAAAGAAAGTTGAATTTAGCGACTCTGAATTTGGTGTTTATAATTATAATATTATTCTATTGTGGTTGTTAAGCGGTATTGTAATTTCCATTGTTTTAGCCACGTTAATTAATCCAACTAAAAATCTTTTCGATATTTCTCCATTTATAGTCTGGGCAGGATTTGGATACGCTTTTTTTTCTTTTGGCTTAAATTTCTTGCTTGCGATCCTTCAATCGGAAGGTGAGACGGTTCTTTATAGTATTTTCCAAATTCTCAGTATTCTTTTAAATGTCGTTCTAGGATTAATTGCCGTCGTCCACTTTTCTGGAGGAGGAAGAGAGCGGATTTATTCTATTTTGTTGGCTTCAGCTGTTATGGGTATTGTCTCTATATTGGGAATTGTTAAAAAGCGGAGAGTGGTGGCAAGTTATGATGCTAGGCACATCCGTAATGCTCTTAAATTTGGTGTTCCTTTAATACCCCACGGGTTGACCATTTTTCTTAGTAATTGGGCATCGTTATTTTTTTTGAAGAAACTCGTAGACGCATCCTCAGTCGGTATTTACTTGTTTGCGTTTCAGTTGTCGATGATACTGGGGGTTGCATGTGATGCTTTCAATCGGGCTTTTGTTCCTTGGCTTTTTGAACATCTCAAAGAGGGTTTAGAGCAAACCAGAATCTTGGTTGTTAAAATAACTTATGCACATTTCGTTGTTATGTTAGGCATAGCAGCTCTGGCTTTTCTAGTAGGTCCACTCTTTATTAGTTTAGTCTTTAACGAAGAGTATCAGGAAGCTAAGTCTCTAATCGGTGTCCTGGTGCTTGGTCAGGCATTTGGCGGGATGTATTTAATGGTTACGAACTATCTATTCTATACCGAAAAAACCGCTATCCTTTCTGTTGTTACTATTGGTTCAAATCTTTTGGGGCTTGGTTTAAGTTACTTTTTAATAAAAGAGAATCAGGTAATGGGGGCCGCTTACGCTTTTTTGATCACTCGGGTTATTGCATTTTTTTTGGTTTGGTGGATATCCAATCTCAACTATAGCATGCCGTGGCGATTAAGGTAA
- a CDS encoding methionyl-tRNA formyltransferase: MKIGYFADGPWAHKALELIFASSAFEVKFICVRFDARDPVLIEMGEKNSIPVLMHPKINSEEFRSNLVSYECDIFVSMSFNQIFKKQILNIPPLGVINCHAGKLPFYRGRNILNWALINDEKEFGITVHFVDEGIDTGDIILQETYPISDEDDYGSLLRIAQNECAFLLFKALKVISEGSYERIVQASIHPEGFYCVRRLPGDEFINWHQSSRDIFNFIRAVSAPGPMAHTRHCEDIVKISKAFQRKEVLSFKGIPGSVIGKTEKGYIVKTVDSSIEIHLAEEQKILKIGDRLS; the protein is encoded by the coding sequence ATGAAAATTGGATATTTTGCGGACGGTCCTTGGGCCCATAAAGCTTTGGAATTAATTTTTGCATCGTCTGCGTTTGAAGTGAAATTTATCTGTGTGCGTTTTGACGCACGGGATCCGGTTTTGATCGAGATGGGGGAAAAAAATTCAATCCCGGTTTTGATGCATCCTAAAATCAACAGTGAAGAGTTTCGTTCCAACTTGGTATCTTATGAATGCGATATTTTCGTCTCGATGTCATTTAATCAGATATTTAAAAAGCAGATATTGAATATTCCTCCTTTAGGAGTCATTAATTGTCATGCTGGTAAGCTTCCTTTTTATCGTGGCAGAAATATTTTAAATTGGGCTCTGATTAACGACGAGAAAGAGTTTGGTATTACCGTGCACTTTGTTGATGAGGGTATTGATACCGGCGATATCATTTTGCAGGAAACATATCCTATTAGTGACGAAGATGACTACGGAAGTTTGCTCCGGATTGCGCAAAATGAATGCGCATTCTTATTGTTTAAGGCGCTTAAGGTAATTAGTGAAGGCTCATATGAGCGAATTGTTCAAGCGTCAATTCATCCTGAAGGCTTCTATTGTGTGCGTAGGCTGCCGGGCGATGAGTTCATCAATTGGCATCAAAGCAGTCGTGATATCTTCAATTTTATTAGGGCTGTTTCTGCACCTGGTCCGATGGCTCACACAAGACATTGCGAAGACATTGTTAAGATCAGCAAAGCTTTTCAGCGCAAAGAAGTTCTTTCTTTTAAAGGCATTCCCGGTTCTGTGATTGGTAAAACGGAAAAAGGATACATTGTTAAGACTGTAGATTCTTCTATCGAGATCCATCTAGCCGAAGAGCAAAAGATATTGAAAATTGGAGACAGACTATCATGA
- a CDS encoding acylneuraminate cytidylyltransferase family protein → MKNLAIIPARAGSKRVPGKNKRKFLGKPLIQWTMDAAIAVEKISRVVVTTDDIDILNMKSSYPSITFIEREGHLATDGATSVEVILDVISKIKDEFDNIILLQPTSPLRGSKDIAECLKVFYESEFEQIVSVRPCSENISHIAIESQGLLTKLTNFLPVKSPENKLVVLNGAIYISNYNYFIQKKSLFTEKTGAFEMESSISIDIDYEEDWIKAEQAGVRMLKGERP, encoded by the coding sequence ATGAAGAACCTCGCAATAATACCTGCAAGAGCTGGCTCCAAAAGAGTTCCAGGAAAAAATAAACGAAAATTTCTAGGAAAACCATTAATCCAGTGGACCATGGACGCAGCGATTGCGGTTGAGAAAATATCACGCGTTGTGGTCACTACTGATGATATTGATATTCTCAATATGAAAAGTTCATATCCGTCTATTACATTTATTGAGCGAGAAGGACATCTGGCGACAGACGGTGCAACGAGTGTCGAAGTGATATTGGACGTGATATCGAAGATAAAAGATGAATTTGATAATATTATTCTGTTGCAACCAACATCACCACTTCGTGGCAGCAAGGATATTGCAGAGTGTCTTAAGGTTTTTTATGAGAGTGAATTTGAGCAGATTGTTAGTGTGCGTCCTTGCTCCGAAAATATTTCCCATATCGCGATAGAATCACAAGGACTATTAACAAAGTTAACAAATTTTCTTCCTGTAAAAAGCCCGGAGAATAAGTTAGTAGTTCTAAACGGAGCGATTTATATATCCAATTACAATTATTTTATCCAAAAGAAGTCCTTATTTACAGAAAAAACAGGCGCCTTTGAAATGGAATCTAGTATTTCCATTGATATAGATTATGAAGAAGATTGGATTAAAGCTGAACAAGCAGGCGTACGCATGCTCAAAGGCGAAAGGCCGTAA
- the neuB gene encoding N-acetylneuraminate synthase, translating into MKKVLIIAEAGVNHNGDLETAIKLIDVAAEAGADIVKFQTFKAETLVTSEAPMAEYQKNNIGMNGGSQFNMLKKLELKPEYHHALIEHCRKKNIKFLSTGFDVASLDFLKTLGMGIWKIPSGEITNLPYLERLAATGDPIILSTGMADLVEVRDAVKVLTSKGTPLSKITVLHCNTDYPTKMSDVNLNVMATLGADLGVAVGYSDHTMGIEVPIAAVALGATVIEKHFTLDRNMEGPDHKASLEPHELKAMVTSIRNIEEALGVSQKIPTQSEFKNRAVARKSLVAKVNIKRGEVFSEENLTVLRPGTGISPMRWYEFLGKTAARDYSINELIDE; encoded by the coding sequence TTGAAGAAAGTGTTAATCATTGCCGAAGCAGGAGTGAACCATAACGGTGATCTCGAGACGGCTATTAAGCTCATTGATGTTGCTGCGGAAGCAGGAGCAGACATCGTCAAATTCCAAACGTTCAAGGCGGAGACACTAGTGACAAGCGAAGCTCCGATGGCAGAGTATCAAAAAAATAACATTGGCATGAACGGCGGAAGTCAATTTAACATGCTGAAGAAACTAGAATTAAAGCCGGAGTATCATCATGCTCTCATAGAGCACTGCCGTAAGAAAAATATTAAGTTTCTGTCAACAGGATTCGATGTCGCAAGTTTAGACTTTCTTAAGACTCTTGGAATGGGAATTTGGAAGATTCCAAGTGGAGAGATCACTAACCTGCCATATCTCGAGAGGTTGGCAGCTACTGGTGATCCAATCATTTTGTCAACAGGTATGGCTGACCTTGTCGAGGTACGTGATGCAGTAAAAGTTCTCACGTCAAAGGGAACTCCGCTGTCTAAAATTACCGTTCTTCACTGCAATACTGATTATCCGACGAAGATGTCTGACGTTAATCTAAATGTAATGGCTACTTTGGGAGCTGATTTAGGTGTTGCTGTCGGATATTCTGATCACACAATGGGAATTGAGGTTCCAATTGCGGCTGTTGCTTTGGGAGCAACCGTTATCGAAAAACATTTTACTTTAGATCGTAATATGGAAGGACCAGATCACAAAGCGTCTCTTGAGCCACATGAGCTTAAGGCTATGGTGACTTCAATCCGAAATATTGAGGAGGCGTTAGGTGTCTCTCAAAAAATACCAACGCAAAGTGAGTTTAAGAATAGAGCTGTAGCTCGTAAATCGCTCGTGGCTAAAGTAAATATTAAAAGAGGCGAAGTGTTCTCTGAAGAAAATTTGACTGTGTTGAGACCTGGAACTGGCATATCTCCGATGCGATGGTACGAGTTTCTTGGCAAGACCGCTGCTAGGGATTATTCTATCAACGAGCTCATCGATGAATAA
- a CDS encoding polysaccharide biosynthesis protein — translation MLVLFNGKTLLITGGTGSFGNAVLSRFLETDIGEIRIFSRDEKKQDDLRKKYKSNKLKFYIGDVRDFNSIASACRGVDFIFHAAALKQVPSCEFHPMEAVKTNVNGTENVLEAAIQAGVKKVVCLSTDKAVYPINAMGISKAMMEKVMVAKSRGLKDENIVISGTRYGNVMASRGSVIPLFVEQIKAGKPITITDPHMTRFMMSLADAVDLVLYAFEHAKNGDIFVQKAPAATVDVLAKALRELLGVPQHPISIMGTRHGEKLYETLLSREEMASAQDLGDYYRVPPDLRDLNYGKFVDQGEVAISQSEDYNSHNTERLDVAGMKELLLKLDFIRAIREGRAANPEE, via the coding sequence ATTTTAGTGTTATTCAATGGCAAGACACTCTTAATTACGGGCGGAACTGGTTCATTCGGAAATGCTGTTTTGTCGCGCTTCCTAGAAACGGATATCGGCGAAATACGAATTTTTAGTCGTGACGAAAAAAAACAAGACGATCTTCGTAAGAAATATAAATCTAATAAATTAAAATTTTATATTGGCGACGTGCGTGACTTCAATAGTATCGCAAGTGCTTGTCGAGGCGTTGACTTTATTTTCCACGCCGCTGCCTTGAAGCAAGTTCCCTCTTGCGAATTCCACCCCATGGAAGCAGTTAAAACGAACGTCAACGGGACTGAAAATGTTCTTGAAGCGGCGATTCAAGCGGGAGTCAAAAAAGTTGTCTGTTTGAGTACAGACAAAGCTGTCTATCCGATCAATGCCATGGGAATTTCAAAAGCCATGATGGAAAAAGTTATGGTCGCGAAGTCGCGTGGTTTAAAAGATGAAAACATTGTTATTTCTGGCACTCGTTACGGAAACGTGATGGCGTCCAGAGGGTCGGTGATTCCTCTTTTCGTAGAACAGATCAAAGCTGGAAAGCCGATAACTATCACGGATCCTCATATGACGCGTTTTATGATGTCGTTGGCGGATGCGGTTGATCTTGTCTTGTATGCTTTTGAGCACGCAAAAAACGGTGATATTTTCGTGCAAAAAGCGCCGGCAGCTACCGTGGATGTTTTAGCGAAAGCATTGCGTGAACTTCTCGGTGTTCCTCAGCATCCGATCAGCATCATGGGTACTCGTCACGGAGAGAAGCTTTACGAAACACTTTTGAGCCGAGAAGAAATGGCCTCCGCTCAGGATCTGGGCGATTACTATCGCGTACCACCAGATTTACGTGATCTCAATTATGGAAAGTTTGTTGATCAAGGTGAAGTGGCAATTTCCCAATCTGAGGATTATAACTCTCACAATACGGAAAGACTT
- a CDS encoding nucleotidyltransferase family protein translates to MKVTSDIFVSPQDTLRRAMEILDKNLLQICFVLNQEGKLVGALTDGDIRRALLKSPNMDQKVVDVMNKSPRAISEGLSRSEVLAKMRQWRIRHLPVLDSTGRVVRIEGSDELFGLIKRENKVILMVGGFGKRLSPLTDSIPKPLLKVGGRPILETIVRRFSELGFYKFVFVVNYRAEMIKEYFANGEKWGVAIEYLHEDIPLGTCGGLSIMPDIPKEPFFVMNGDILTRANFSEMLDAHSFTGAAATMVVREHYIEIPYGVVRVDGDNILSIEEKPRERTFVNAGIYILSPEALKHIPQGQFFDMPNLFTALKQENKSVRCYKLKDYWVDIGRLEDFHRAQAEFEGHFGE, encoded by the coding sequence ATGAAAGTTACATCCGATATTTTTGTATCACCTCAGGATACGCTTCGTCGCGCGATGGAAATTTTGGATAAAAATCTATTGCAGATATGTTTTGTGTTAAACCAAGAGGGAAAGCTTGTTGGTGCATTAACTGATGGTGATATTCGTCGTGCACTTTTGAAATCACCCAATATGGATCAAAAGGTTGTCGATGTAATGAACAAAAGTCCAAGGGCCATATCCGAAGGATTATCTCGGAGTGAGGTGTTGGCCAAAATGCGTCAGTGGCGAATTCGTCATTTGCCAGTACTTGATAGTACTGGGCGTGTTGTTCGCATTGAGGGTTCAGATGAGCTATTTGGCCTTATTAAGCGAGAAAACAAAGTTATTCTCATGGTGGGAGGTTTTGGAAAAAGGTTAAGTCCTCTCACTGATAGTATACCAAAGCCTCTTTTGAAGGTTGGGGGTAGGCCCATACTGGAAACTATCGTTCGGCGTTTTAGCGAACTCGGATTCTATAAGTTCGTCTTCGTCGTTAATTATCGCGCTGAAATGATTAAAGAATACTTTGCAAATGGAGAGAAGTGGGGGGTTGCAATTGAATATCTACACGAAGATATACCTCTTGGAACCTGCGGAGGTCTTTCAATTATGCCTGATATTCCTAAAGAACCTTTTTTTGTAATGAATGGTGACATTTTAACTCGTGCGAACTTTTCTGAAATGCTTGATGCTCACTCTTTTACGGGAGCAGCAGCAACGATGGTAGTGCGTGAGCATTATATTGAAATTCCGTATGGAGTAGTTAGAGTCGACGGTGATAATATTTTGTCTATAGAAGAAAAGCCTAGGGAGCGTACATTTGTAAACGCTGGAATCTATATTTTATCACCAGAAGCATTAAAACACATTCCTCAAGGACAGTTCTTTGATATGCCGAATCTATTTACGGCTTTAAAGCAGGAGAATAAGTCGGTTCGATGTTACAAGTTAAAAGACTATTGGGTCGATATTGGGCGCTTGGAAGATTTCCATAGAGCTCAGGCAGAGTTCGAAGGACATTTTGGTGAGTAA
- a CDS encoding AglZ/HisF2 family acetamidino modification protein, whose product MLRPRVIPCLLIQDGGLVKTVRFKDPKYVGDPINAVKIFNEKEADELVVLDIDATAKGLEPNYKQIAFLAAECRMPLCYGGGITTAAQAKKIISLGVEKVAISAAAIENPDLITQIADEIGKQSVVVVLDVKQRLLGKTYDVWTHNGTKNTKKNALEFAIEAEKKGAGEIVINSIEDDGRMKGYDVELAQKLRQSVKIPITVMGGAGSLADMGKVISACGVVGVAAGSLFVFKGPYRAVLINYPSSQQKDDLIRSSLSK is encoded by the coding sequence ATGTTACGACCTCGAGTTATTCCTTGTTTGTTAATTCAAGATGGTGGCCTCGTTAAGACAGTTCGATTTAAAGATCCGAAATATGTCGGGGATCCCATCAACGCCGTGAAAATTTTCAACGAAAAAGAAGCGGATGAATTGGTTGTTCTTGATATAGATGCAACTGCCAAAGGACTAGAACCGAACTATAAGCAAATCGCGTTTTTAGCTGCGGAGTGCAGAATGCCCCTTTGTTACGGAGGCGGAATCACGACGGCTGCCCAAGCAAAAAAAATTATTTCTCTTGGTGTAGAAAAAGTGGCGATCAGCGCTGCAGCTATTGAAAATCCTGATTTAATCACTCAAATCGCGGATGAGATCGGAAAACAAAGCGTAGTGGTAGTGCTTGACGTTAAACAGCGTCTTCTTGGCAAGACCTATGATGTGTGGACTCATAACGGCACGAAAAACACGAAGAAAAATGCCTTAGAGTTCGCTATCGAAGCTGAAAAAAAAGGCGCAGGCGAAATAGTCATTAACTCAATAGAGGATGACGGACGCATGAAGGGCTACGACGTGGAGCTAGCTCAGAAGCTCCGTCAAAGTGTTAAAATTCCTATTACCGTCATGGGTGGGGCCGGTTCTTTAGCAGATATGGGAAAGGTAATTTCCGCTTGTGGCGTAGTTGGGGTCGCAGCAGGAAGTCTTTTTGTTTTTAAGGGACCCTATCGAGCTGTTCTAATTAATTATCCAAGTTCCCAGCAAAAGGACGACCTCATTCGGTCGTCTTTATCAAAGTAA
- a CDS encoding N-acetyl sugar amidotransferase, whose translation MSSSEYKICSNCIMDTSDPNITFDEAGLCDYCRNFSESIKPSWHSDIRGEAKLERLTEKIKKDGKGREFDCIIGLSGGLDSSYAAYIAKEKMGLRPLLFHVDAGWNTDQAVGNVEKLVDGLGLDLYTEVINWEEMKDLQTAFLKAQVPDQDIPQDTAFFSALYKFAKKHKIKYVLTGGNYSTECCREPEEWGAYPGIDKTLIKDIHSKFGKRPLKTFPIVDILSYKIFYRYVLGMEVVRPLNLVPYIKREAEETLEKRFGWKKFQHKHHESRFTRFYEDYWMPRKFGYEKRRAHFSSLIMTGQMTRDEALERISKPEMNEEFLKTEFEYVANKLDMSVAELQTIFEGKNKTCLDYKNKRFLIGIGSRAMTAMGLEKRLFR comes from the coding sequence GTGTCTTCGAGCGAGTACAAAATTTGTAGTAATTGTATTATGGATACTAGCGATCCAAATATTACTTTTGATGAGGCCGGTCTCTGCGATTACTGTCGAAATTTCAGCGAAAGTATAAAACCTAGTTGGCATTCCGATATTCGAGGTGAGGCGAAGTTAGAGCGACTCACGGAAAAAATTAAAAAGGACGGAAAAGGACGTGAATTCGATTGTATCATCGGTTTGAGCGGTGGGCTCGACAGTTCATACGCAGCATACATTGCGAAGGAAAAAATGGGCCTCCGTCCACTTTTATTTCACGTCGATGCAGGATGGAATACAGACCAGGCCGTAGGAAATGTTGAAAAGCTTGTCGATGGTTTGGGGCTCGATCTTTATACGGAAGTTATCAATTGGGAAGAAATGAAGGATCTGCAAACAGCGTTTCTAAAGGCGCAAGTTCCTGATCAAGATATTCCCCAAGATACAGCATTTTTTTCGGCTCTATATAAATTCGCGAAGAAGCACAAAATTAAATATGTTTTGACGGGTGGGAATTACTCCACTGAATGTTGTCGAGAACCCGAAGAATGGGGAGCTTATCCAGGTATTGATAAGACCTTAATTAAAGACATCCACTCCAAGTTCGGGAAAAGACCATTGAAGACTTTCCCTATTGTAGACATTTTGTCGTACAAAATTTTCTATCGATATGTATTAGGAATGGAAGTCGTACGTCCTCTCAATTTGGTTCCCTACATTAAGCGTGAAGCTGAGGAAACTTTAGAGAAGCGTTTCGGTTGGAAAAAGTTCCAGCACAAGCACCATGAATCTCGTTTCACGCGTTTTTATGAAGATTACTGGATGCCGCGAAAGTTTGGTTACGAGAAACGTCGCGCGCATTTTTCAAGTCTTATCATGACAGGTCAGATGACGAGAGATGAGGCACTTGAGCGGATCTCTAAACCTGAAATGAATGAAGAGTTTTTGAAAACAGAATTTGAATACGTCGCGAATAAACTTGATATGAGTGTCGCAGAACTTCAAACAATCTTTGAAGGTAAGAATAAGACATGCTTGGACTATAAAAATAAAAGATTCCTTATTGGAATTGGCTCTCGAGCAATGACAGCGATGGGGCTTGAGAAAAGGCTATTTAGATGA
- the hisH gene encoding imidazole glycerol phosphate synthase subunit HisH, with product MITIIDYGLGNIQAFVNVYKRLHIPVKVAKTADELIGATKLILPGVGAFDHAMERFSASGMREVVTNLVQKDRVPVLGICVGMQMLADSSEEGVLPGLQWIPGKVRWFKSNPDLAELPMPHMGWNDVEPVTGCPLFKGIEKEARFYFLHSYYFECSQNQNIAATASYGLNFSCVVSEGHVYGVQFHPEKSHHFGVTLLKNFAEL from the coding sequence ATGATTACCATCATCGACTACGGTTTGGGTAACATTCAGGCATTCGTGAACGTATATAAGCGCCTTCACATCCCTGTGAAGGTGGCAAAAACAGCGGACGAATTGATTGGCGCGACTAAACTTATCCTGCCGGGAGTAGGCGCCTTCGATCATGCGATGGAAAGATTTAGCGCTTCCGGTATGCGCGAAGTGGTCACAAATCTTGTGCAAAAAGATCGTGTTCCTGTGCTCGGTATTTGCGTAGGCATGCAAATGCTTGCAGATAGCAGTGAAGAAGGCGTCTTGCCAGGTCTTCAGTGGATACCTGGAAAAGTACGATGGTTTAAGTCGAATCCTGATCTTGCTGAGTTGCCGATGCCTCATATGGGCTGGAATGACGTTGAGCCTGTGACAGGTTGTCCCTTATTCAAGGGAATCGAAAAAGAAGCACGGTTTTATTTTCTTCACTCATACTATTTTGAATGCAGTCAAAATCAGAATATTGCAGCTACGGCGTCTTACGGCTTAAATTTTAGCTGCGTTGTCTCTGAAGGTCATGTGTATGGTGTTCAGTTTCACCCAGAGAAAAGTCACCACTTTGGTGTCACACTCCTAAAGAATTTTGCGGAGTTGTAA